A section of the Metabacillus endolithicus genome encodes:
- the essA gene encoding type VII secretion protein EssA, with protein MKRCKLIAFMLIIFFSLGLASPVKGSTNIESIEELSPNEYERETGNKDTDLIEGDALTKEKHQIPEEQKILTFKRKKIFNVDEINAEIFKKENQNTNTIIHQAKQLNLFSGSQSIKVVKTEEDSKSSSSLSLLILGFIIFCLIMLTIVFVTYGKANKKRIESS; from the coding sequence ATGAAGCGATGTAAGTTGATAGCCTTCATGCTTATTATTTTCTTTTCGTTAGGCCTTGCTTCTCCTGTTAAGGGGAGTACTAATATTGAAAGCATAGAGGAATTAAGTCCGAATGAATACGAACGAGAAACGGGTAATAAAGATACAGACCTTATTGAGGGAGATGCTTTAACGAAAGAAAAGCATCAAATTCCTGAAGAACAAAAGATATTAACGTTTAAACGAAAAAAGATCTTTAACGTTGATGAAATAAATGCAGAGATATTTAAAAAGGAAAATCAAAACACAAATACAATTATCCACCAAGCAAAGCAGCTAAACCTATTCTCAGGATCACAGTCAATCAAGGTAGTGAAAACAGAAGAGGATTCTAAATCCTCTTCATCCTTATCTCTGTTAATTCTTGGTTTCATTATCTTTTGCTTAATTATGCTTACAATTGTGTTTGTTACATATGGTAAAGCAAATAAGAAAAGGATAGAAAGTTCATAG
- a CDS encoding DUF5344 family protein, whose translation MKIQLIHSDVMDKLDEVQKAIENVKLEDVPVSLLGENYLTYTIEWKEREQNIIRLINDYMKELEKNVADTKINITAMKDQDEAITR comes from the coding sequence ATGAAAATTCAACTAATTCATTCAGATGTAATGGATAAGTTAGACGAGGTTCAAAAAGCAATCGAAAATGTAAAGCTTGAGGATGTACCTGTCTCTCTGTTAGGCGAAAACTATCTTACTTATACAATAGAATGGAAGGAACGAGAACAAAATATTATTAGGTTAATAAATGATTATATGAAGGAATTAGAAAAAAATGTAGCAGATACTAAAATTAACATAACGGCTATGAAAGATCAGGACGAAGCCATAACAAGGTGA
- a CDS encoding hydroxymethylglutaryl-CoA lyase: MKWPLSVSIKEVGPRDGLQNEKKFISTEDKIQWINQLSHTGLSYIEITSFVHPKWIPALADAYSVAKGIERVEGVTYAALVPNQKGLEKALDANIDEVSIFLSASETHNRKNINKSINETLTILTDVVQESLSSGKSVRGYISTVFGCPYEGHVSVQKTMRICEELFEMGVYEVSLGDTIGVATPKQVQEITTEMLKRFHSDKLAMHFHDTRGTALANVTASLNLGITRFDSSIGGLGGCPYAPGASGNVATDDLLYMLEGMEIETGISKDKIHNAALFIQEKIGRSLASHSLQVYQAMQS; this comes from the coding sequence GTGAAGTGGCCACTATCAGTTTCAATTAAGGAAGTTGGCCCTCGTGATGGCTTACAAAATGAGAAGAAATTTATTTCAACTGAAGATAAAATACAATGGATTAATCAACTTTCACATACAGGATTATCTTATATTGAAATTACATCATTTGTTCACCCAAAGTGGATTCCAGCTTTAGCTGATGCGTACTCTGTTGCAAAAGGAATCGAACGAGTTGAAGGTGTAACTTATGCTGCACTTGTTCCAAATCAAAAGGGTCTTGAAAAGGCACTTGATGCAAACATAGATGAAGTATCTATCTTTCTTTCTGCAAGTGAAACACATAATCGAAAAAACATTAACAAATCAATAAATGAGACTTTAACTATTCTTACTGATGTTGTACAAGAGTCTCTATCTTCCGGAAAATCAGTTAGAGGCTATATATCAACTGTTTTTGGATGTCCATATGAGGGTCATGTTTCTGTACAAAAAACAATGCGCATTTGTGAAGAGTTATTTGAAATGGGAGTTTATGAAGTATCTTTAGGTGATACAATTGGTGTTGCTACTCCCAAACAAGTACAAGAGATTACCACCGAGATGTTAAAAAGGTTTCATTCGGATAAACTAGCGATGCATTTTCATGATACAAGAGGAACTGCGCTCGCGAATGTAACCGCTTCCTTGAATTTAGGGATTACTCGATTTGACAGTTCTATAGGAGGCCTTGGAGGGTGTCCCTATGCACCGGGTGCATCGGGAAATGTAGCAACAGATGATTTACTATATATGTTAGAAGGAATGGAAATAGAAACAGGTATATCTAAGGATAAAATCCACAATGCTGCTTTATTTATTCAAGAAAAAATCGGAC
- a CDS encoding cory-CC-star protein, with amino-acid sequence MGLSSIKKILQLYDDILSVQHRTEIARELRDEDDLFLFLCLSETLGLPNPAFYYTLELYPYIIEKFHDWHLRMGMEKSPLDGIRCC; translated from the coding sequence ATAGGACTTTCCTCCATTAAGAAAATACTTCAGCTATATGACGATATTCTCTCTGTTCAACATCGAACGGAAATAGCAAGAGAACTTAGAGATGAAGATGATTTGTTTTTATTTCTTTGTTTATCGGAAACATTAGGTCTTCCAAATCCAGCGTTTTACTACACGCTTGAGCTTTATCCTTATATAATTGAAAAATTTCATGATTGGCACTTGCGAATGGGAATGGAGAAGTCTCCATTAGATGGAATACGATGTTGCTAG
- a CDS encoding YwqH-like family protein, which yields MGLYAGAIRARIQELQEQISRLQTANGEIGGEQQSLLQEIKMIKEPELAPSWKGVRSDEYDDKRELAYNNMQWIGSAKYDTYQSSISEKIASLQTEIASLYALLWSLENDED from the coding sequence ATGGGGCTATACGCAGGAGCGATACGTGCCAGAATTCAAGAATTACAAGAACAAATTTCTAGACTCCAAACAGCCAATGGTGAAATTGGGGGAGAACAGCAATCTTTATTACAAGAAATCAAAATGATCAAGGAGCCTGAATTAGCACCTAGCTGGAAGGGTGTTCGATCAGATGAATATGATGATAAACGAGAACTTGCCTATAACAATATGCAATGGATTGGGTCCGCCAAATATGACACCTATCAAAGCTCAATAAGTGAAAAAATAGCTTCCTTACAGACGGAAATAGCAAGTCTATACGCCTTATTGTGGTCACTAGAAAATGATGAAGACTAA
- a CDS encoding YueI family protein, producing the protein MDRIDEYIQQGITGPREINPDERRKFLGTLRERVVVALTQSQVREKGTYSEVEELMKQNKEATLFLNGKMNYTYLSDYIKLANNVGNKYLISTDKEHDTDLGLVLAFDYAIDKENIYITKKENSQTPEQDTDENHLVQFFKKLF; encoded by the coding sequence TTGGATCGTATAGACGAATACATTCAACAAGGAATCACTGGTCCTCGTGAAATCAATCCAGATGAACGAAGGAAATTTCTTGGCACCTTAAGAGAAAGAGTCGTTGTTGCCTTAACACAATCTCAAGTTAGAGAAAAAGGCACCTATTCTGAAGTGGAAGAGTTAATGAAACAAAATAAAGAAGCAACATTATTTCTCAATGGAAAGATGAATTATACGTATTTGTCTGACTATATTAAGCTTGCAAATAATGTTGGGAATAAGTATCTTATATCAACAGATAAAGAGCATGATACTGATTTAGGACTTGTTTTAGCCTTTGATTATGCTATTGATAAGGAGAATATATACATAACAAAAAAAGAGAATTCACAAACCCCTGAACAAGATACTGATGAAAATCACCTTGTTCAGTTTTTTAAGAAATTATTTTAA
- a CDS encoding T7SS effector LXG polymorphic toxin, translated as MRVLDSQSLVDTMEKRSNDYEKLRSQLESLQKTFQALVELDSFTGKGADAIKGFYKAHTEVMDAWFQLIDCQIAFFNGVNYKLISDKLGAETIVHSSFLEDNLSKSERQAEDMVDQHRSELNSIFQKINDILSLQVFSTSDFQAYMDDSRVKRQKTIEAVERVDQELLNEYMYSMYEQDNAQSLYQALKDATSTGVKIQPINFNAEAFRTSEIYQLQAGAKFHTDNYLRLKNKELEEQGIQTNTLYEGNWNNDEFNVAEFSGYNDLLRAIYGFDPVTGSQLSKDERLNYTMLLYMRYGLLKVSPEKVEKKENEELNFFDKSLNSFKEIGQDVWHGLETRADKMFDSPYDFTNYLTLGGLDGAKVTWEGAKLRYNNSTDSFYDFLNYLTFGSADIINGTFNPEDPLSKEHWLNSLGVFTLAGGGASSVLLKNRPKINGSIEGKRKGNEDGVEGTGKSKNISPSEIARSWQGQGAYPGIDKYRDITLKKGTVIYRGEPFGSEYFTTSRAIQRSGNDATVLFEGLQVQKHPQFGYRPGMTAYVVDDDLTAAFGITKANPHYGPGNLPQMFVPDANELIEQGILKPIHSQRLTNFN; from the coding sequence TTGAGGGTACTTGATTCACAGTCATTGGTCGATACGATGGAAAAGAGATCGAATGATTACGAAAAACTACGATCACAGCTAGAATCCTTACAAAAAACGTTTCAAGCACTTGTCGAACTAGATTCATTTACCGGTAAAGGTGCTGATGCGATAAAAGGGTTTTATAAAGCGCACACGGAAGTCATGGATGCCTGGTTTCAATTAATAGATTGTCAGATTGCGTTTTTTAATGGAGTTAACTATAAATTAATCAGTGATAAGCTAGGTGCAGAAACAATTGTACATAGCAGCTTTTTAGAAGATAATTTAAGTAAAAGTGAAAGACAAGCAGAAGATATGGTCGATCAACATCGAAGTGAATTAAATAGCATCTTCCAAAAAATAAATGATATACTTTCCTTACAAGTATTTTCCACCTCAGACTTTCAAGCATACATGGACGATTCACGAGTGAAAAGGCAAAAAACGATAGAAGCTGTTGAGAGAGTCGATCAAGAATTACTCAATGAGTATATGTATTCCATGTATGAACAGGACAATGCACAATCATTGTATCAGGCATTGAAAGATGCTACATCAACAGGAGTAAAAATACAACCTATTAACTTTAATGCCGAAGCTTTTCGTACTAGTGAAATCTATCAGCTTCAAGCAGGAGCGAAGTTTCATACAGATAACTACTTACGACTGAAAAATAAAGAGCTTGAGGAACAGGGAATTCAAACGAATACATTGTATGAAGGCAATTGGAATAATGATGAGTTTAATGTGGCTGAATTCTCTGGTTATAATGATTTACTTCGTGCAATCTATGGATTTGATCCTGTAACGGGATCACAGCTAAGTAAAGATGAACGATTGAATTACACAATGCTACTATATATGAGGTATGGTTTATTAAAAGTTTCGCCCGAGAAAGTAGAAAAAAAGGAAAATGAAGAATTAAATTTCTTTGATAAATCTTTGAATAGTTTTAAAGAGATAGGTCAAGACGTCTGGCACGGTCTCGAAACTAGAGCGGATAAAATGTTTGATTCTCCATATGACTTTACTAATTATCTTACACTGGGTGGGCTAGATGGAGCGAAAGTCACTTGGGAAGGGGCAAAACTTCGTTACAATAACTCTACAGACTCTTTCTATGACTTTTTAAACTATTTAACTTTTGGTTCTGCAGATATAATCAATGGTACATTCAATCCTGAGGATCCCTTATCTAAGGAGCACTGGTTGAATAGTCTTGGTGTGTTTACATTAGCTGGCGGAGGAGCCTCTTCAGTTTTGCTGAAAAATAGGCCGAAAATTAATGGTTCTATTGAAGGGAAGCGAAAGGGGAATGAAGATGGTGTAGAGGGTACGGGTAAAAGTAAAAACATTAGTCCTTCAGAAATTGCAAGAAGTTGGCAAGGGCAAGGTGCATATCCTGGTATTGATAAATATAGAGATATAACACTAAAAAAAGGAACCGTAATCTACAGGGGAGAACCATTTGGGTCTGAATACTTCACTACAAGTCGAGCTATTCAAAGGTCCGGGAATGATGCAACAGTCCTGTTTGAAGGTTTGCAAGTGCAAAAGCACCCCCAATTTGGTTATAGACCAGGAATGACAGCATATGTTGTAGATGATGATTTAACGGCAGCATTTGGAATTACTAAAGCAAATCCACATTATGGGCCTGGAAATTTACCACAAATGTTTGTACCGGATGCAAACGAATTAATCGAGCAGGGGATTCTTAAACCAATCCACTCTCAGCGTCTTACAAATTTTAATTAA
- a CDS encoding acetyl-CoA carboxylase biotin carboxyl carrier protein subunit, whose protein sequence is MSHIQANMAGSVWKILVKVGEDVAEGQDVVILESMKMEIPISAEESGLIKRINVNEGDFVNEGDVLVEYE, encoded by the coding sequence TTGAGTCACATACAAGCAAATATGGCCGGAAGCGTTTGGAAAATACTAGTCAAGGTTGGGGAAGACGTTGCAGAAGGTCAAGATGTGGTGATTTTAGAATCAATGAAAATGGAAATTCCGATAAGCGCTGAAGAAAGTGGACTGATAAAAAGAATTAATGTAAACGAAGGTGATTTTGTCAACGAGGGTGATGTATTGGTTGAATATGAATAG